Proteins encoded in a region of the Streptomyces liliiviolaceus genome:
- a CDS encoding acyl-CoA dehydrogenase family protein, protein MAPPVHVVEMTSAEREQAYETCRQLAEEFGKAGPRHDAENTFPYELAERVRALRLPGLNVPKRYGGWGADIATTARCVELLAYGDPAIALAFNMHWGVIGFFRGMWSEEHQERFFPGVARDGHLFDGAYSETRAGVIGLADTRAVPVDGGFRVSGRKSWGTLAPVADFHTLNATITEPDGELPADHAVRATREVLLVCPASAEGVRVDKTWDALGMRATGTETVVFEDVFVPAADLVSPEFRPGLFANLEWQTLTFASVYLGLARRAYDETRAILRTKRLGAVPEAADVRVGDQQLVQVGVGEMRVLIEAAANTIEVAAARLNERRDLPDDPALRLGALEIPKVVATENAIQVVDIGMRLVGGGAYRRGHPLERLYRDARSGPFHPLTTDQLLQHLGSAELG, encoded by the coding sequence ATGGCCCCACCGGTGCACGTCGTCGAGATGACCTCCGCCGAGCGCGAGCAGGCGTACGAGACCTGCCGCCAACTGGCCGAGGAGTTCGGCAAGGCCGGGCCGCGGCACGACGCGGAGAACACGTTCCCGTACGAACTGGCCGAGCGCGTACGCGCGCTGCGGCTCCCCGGCCTCAACGTGCCCAAGCGGTACGGCGGTTGGGGCGCCGACATCGCCACCACCGCCCGGTGCGTCGAACTGCTGGCGTACGGAGATCCGGCGATCGCCCTGGCCTTCAACATGCACTGGGGCGTGATCGGCTTCTTCCGCGGCATGTGGAGCGAGGAACACCAGGAGCGCTTCTTCCCGGGCGTGGCCCGCGACGGACACCTCTTCGACGGCGCGTACAGCGAGACCCGCGCCGGTGTGATCGGCCTGGCCGACACCCGAGCCGTGCCGGTCGATGGCGGCTTCCGTGTCAGCGGGCGCAAGAGCTGGGGCACCCTGGCGCCGGTGGCCGACTTCCACACACTCAACGCGACGATCACCGAGCCCGACGGCGAACTGCCGGCCGACCACGCGGTCCGCGCGACACGCGAGGTGCTGCTGGTCTGCCCGGCCTCGGCCGAGGGTGTGCGCGTCGACAAGACCTGGGACGCCCTGGGCATGCGCGCGACGGGCACCGAGACCGTGGTGTTCGAGGACGTGTTCGTACCGGCCGCCGACCTGGTGTCGCCGGAGTTCCGGCCGGGTCTGTTCGCGAACCTGGAATGGCAGACGCTGACCTTCGCGTCGGTGTACCTCGGGCTCGCACGCCGGGCGTACGACGAGACGCGCGCGATCCTGCGGACGAAACGGCTCGGCGCGGTGCCCGAGGCCGCCGACGTCAGGGTCGGCGACCAGCAACTGGTGCAGGTCGGTGTCGGGGAGATGCGCGTCCTCATCGAGGCCGCGGCCAACACGATCGAGGTCGCCGCCGCGCGCCTCAACGAGCGGCGCGACCTGCCCGACGACCCGGCGCTGAGGCTCGGCGCGCTGGAGATCCCGAAGGTCGTGGCGACCGAGAACGCGATCCAAGTCGTCGACATCGGCATGCGCCTGGTCGGCGGCGGCGCCTACCGCCGCGGTCACCCGCTGGAGAGGCTGTACCGCGACGCGCGCAGCGGACCGTTCCACCCGCTGACCACCGACCAGCTCCTGCAGCACCTCGGAAGCGCGGAACTGGGCTGA
- a CDS encoding DNA-binding protein NsdB → MSGQPNTRLSDLFGLAGWSKGELARLVNRQAAAMGHPQLATDTSRVRRWIDTGEIPRDPVPRVLAALFTERLGRVVTIEDLGLVRHGRTGKRPSGGSAEHPDGVPWAPERTAAVLTEFTGMDLMLNRRGLVGAGAALAAGSAISSSMHEWLHTDPALVADAPDTDDPLHADPAGFDRYEAAPIGSQEIEELERSVEVFRAWDASRGGGLQRKAVVGQLNEVGGMLSYRHPDHLQRRLWGVAANLAVLAGWMSHDVGLEPTAQKYFIIAAHAAREGGDRPRAGEALSRAARQMVHLGRPDDALDLMNLAKSGSGDEVLPRTRAMLCTIEAWAQASLGKGQAMRRTLGEAEDLFVSDKGDVPPPSWMQLFDEADMHGMQALAYRTLAEHDPAAAAVAQRHAKEALALREKGRDRSKIFDHLSLASACFIADDPEQADRYARLALTSMGSNSSHRTWDRLREMYRLTGQYSSYPKIHELREEIKLSLPKGSLKSGSSKPRGGAGGARA, encoded by the coding sequence GTGAGCGGACAACCCAACACCCGACTGTCGGACCTGTTCGGCCTGGCCGGCTGGTCCAAGGGCGAACTCGCGAGGCTGGTCAACCGGCAGGCGGCGGCCATGGGCCACCCCCAGCTGGCGACGGACACCTCAAGGGTGCGGCGGTGGATCGACACGGGAGAGATCCCGCGCGATCCGGTGCCACGGGTGCTGGCAGCACTGTTCACCGAGCGTCTCGGCCGTGTCGTGACCATCGAGGATCTCGGTCTGGTCCGGCACGGGCGTACGGGGAAACGGCCAAGCGGCGGGAGTGCTGAACATCCCGACGGTGTGCCGTGGGCGCCCGAGCGGACTGCCGCGGTCCTCACCGAATTCACGGGAATGGACCTCATGCTCAACCGACGCGGCTTGGTGGGCGCGGGCGCCGCGCTCGCCGCAGGATCCGCCATCAGCAGCTCCATGCACGAGTGGCTGCACACCGATCCGGCCCTGGTGGCCGACGCCCCTGACACCGACGATCCCCTGCACGCCGACCCCGCCGGGTTCGACCGTTACGAGGCCGCCCCCATCGGGTCGCAGGAGATCGAGGAACTGGAGCGCTCGGTCGAGGTGTTCCGGGCCTGGGACGCGTCCCGCGGTGGCGGCCTGCAGAGAAAGGCTGTCGTAGGACAGCTCAACGAAGTGGGAGGCATGCTCTCCTACCGGCACCCCGACCATCTGCAGCGGCGCCTGTGGGGCGTCGCCGCCAATCTCGCCGTGCTCGCGGGCTGGATGTCGCACGACGTCGGCCTGGAGCCCACGGCTCAGAAGTACTTCATCATCGCCGCGCACGCGGCCCGGGAAGGCGGTGACCGGCCCCGTGCGGGCGAGGCGCTCTCGCGGGCGGCCCGTCAGATGGTGCACCTGGGCCGGCCCGACGACGCGCTCGACCTCATGAACCTCGCCAAGTCGGGATCGGGCGACGAGGTCCTGCCGCGTACGCGGGCCATGCTCTGCACCATCGAGGCCTGGGCGCAGGCGTCACTGGGCAAGGGCCAGGCCATGCGGCGCACCCTGGGCGAGGCGGAGGACCTCTTCGTCTCGGACAAGGGCGACGTGCCGCCGCCGAGTTGGATGCAGCTCTTCGACGAGGCGGACATGCACGGGATGCAGGCCCTGGCCTACCGGACGCTGGCGGAGCACGACCCGGCCGCGGCCGCCGTCGCGCAGCGCCATGCCAAGGAGGCCCTGGCGCTCCGGGAGAAGGGCCGGGACCGGTCGAAGATCTTCGACCATCTCTCGCTCGCCTCCGCCTGTTTCATCGCCGACGACCCCGAACAGGCCGACCGGTACGCACGCCTGGCCCTGACGTCGATGGGGTCGAACTCCTCCCATCGCACCTGGGACCGGCTCCGCGAGATGTACCGGCTGACGGGGCAGTACTCCAGCTATCCGAAGATCCACGAGCTGCGTGAGGAGATCAAACTGTCCCTGCCCAAGGGCTCGTTGAAGTCCGGTTCGTCGAAGCCGAGGGGCGGCGCAGGCGGCGCGCGGGCATAG
- a CDS encoding baeRF3 domain-containing protein: protein MEHLLSPATLTELRRPRPYPAVSVLTPTHRREPDNAQDPVRLRNVLAEAKKQLEADPAVTRERRTDVVEQLEQALAEVDLSHSEDGLAIFAAPGEHQVWSLARTVPERVVLSDTFLTRNLVAAQAAESPFWVLTVSADRISLWSGGAERVTEAATAGFPMARSLEPQDVEREERVGEVPSTFRDEETRHFLRDADTVLAAVLRSDPRPVYVAGEQAALSLLGEVGNVTKDAVHVPHGGLGHAGAEAVWQAVRPLVTAEDRRNVENVTAELENAKGRRAFAAGVDELWQHATAGRVGLLAVEENYRVTVRDDGGDHLVPADGDDLDARHDIVDEIVEQCLDTGAQVRFVPDGTLAEARGIAGVLRY from the coding sequence ATGGAGCATCTTCTGAGCCCCGCCACCCTCACCGAGCTGCGCCGGCCGCGGCCCTACCCGGCGGTGTCGGTGCTGACGCCGACCCACCGCAGGGAGCCCGACAACGCGCAGGACCCCGTCCGGTTGCGCAATGTGCTGGCCGAGGCGAAGAAGCAACTGGAGGCCGATCCCGCGGTCACCCGTGAGCGGCGGACGGACGTCGTCGAGCAGCTCGAACAGGCGCTGGCGGAGGTCGATCTGAGCCACTCCGAGGACGGCCTCGCGATCTTCGCGGCCCCCGGGGAGCACCAGGTGTGGTCGCTGGCCCGGACCGTTCCTGAGCGCGTCGTCCTGTCGGACACGTTCCTGACCCGCAATCTCGTCGCCGCGCAGGCCGCCGAGAGCCCGTTCTGGGTGCTGACGGTCTCCGCCGACCGGATCTCGCTGTGGAGCGGCGGCGCGGAACGCGTCACCGAGGCGGCGACGGCGGGCTTCCCGATGGCGCGGAGCCTGGAACCGCAGGACGTCGAGCGCGAGGAACGGGTCGGCGAGGTGCCCAGCACCTTCCGCGACGAGGAGACACGTCACTTCCTGCGGGACGCGGACACCGTCCTCGCCGCCGTCCTGCGCTCCGACCCGCGGCCCGTGTACGTGGCCGGTGAACAGGCCGCGCTCTCACTCCTCGGCGAGGTCGGCAACGTCACCAAGGACGCCGTTCACGTGCCGCACGGCGGTCTCGGGCACGCCGGGGCCGAGGCGGTGTGGCAGGCGGTCCGTCCGCTGGTCACGGCCGAGGACCGGAGGAACGTCGAGAACGTGACGGCCGAACTGGAGAACGCCAAGGGCCGCCGGGCGTTCGCGGCGGGCGTCGACGAGCTCTGGCAGCACGCGACCGCCGGCCGCGTGGGTCTGCTGGCCGTCGAGGAGAACTACCGGGTGACGGTACGCGACGACGGCGGCGACCATCTCGTGCCGGCCGACGGCGACGATCTCGACGCCCGGCACGACATCGTGGACGAGATCGTCGAGCAGTGCCTGGACACCGGCGCGCAGGTCCGCTTCGTTCCGGACGGGACGCTGGCCGAGGCGCGGGGCATCGCGGGTGTGCTCCGGTACTGA
- a CDS encoding basic amino acid/polyamine antiporter, with amino-acid sequence MSQAETGKGTGTGAGNGTGNGTEPRTSAAKLTLPTLTTMVVGSMVGAGVFSLPRRFGQETGVAGALIAWAVAGAGMLMLAFVFQRLALRRPDLDAGVYAYAKAGFGEYLGFFAAFGYWASACVGNVTYWVLIMSTIGAIAPALGDGDTVLAMLLSSAGLWAFFLLISRGVKEAAAINRIVTVAKVVPILVFVLIALFCLKPSVFAENFTGADYAGSLFQQVKGTMLATVFVFLGVEGASVYSRHARRREDVGRATVLGFLSVFAIFASVTVVSYGILPMSEIAELRQPSMAGVLEEAVGTWGKVFVSVGLIVSVLGAYLAWTLMAAEVLFVAAKDEDMPRFLGRSTAADVPVPALLITTVLTQIVLVVTLFSDDAFNFALDLTSALTLIPFLLAAAFAVMVARSGGAGRWDLPVAALATVYTAFLIYAAGLKYLLVSLIVYAPATILFVMARREQGRRLFSPRELVILAVSVAGAVVGVVALARGWISL; translated from the coding sequence ATGAGCCAGGCCGAGACCGGAAAAGGGACCGGAACCGGGGCCGGAAACGGGACCGGAAACGGAACCGAGCCCCGGACATCCGCAGCCAAACTGACCCTGCCCACGCTGACCACGATGGTCGTCGGCTCCATGGTCGGTGCGGGCGTCTTCTCGCTGCCCCGCCGCTTCGGCCAGGAGACCGGCGTGGCCGGCGCGCTCATCGCCTGGGCGGTGGCCGGCGCCGGCATGCTCATGCTGGCCTTCGTCTTCCAGCGGCTCGCGCTGCGCAGACCCGACCTCGACGCCGGTGTCTACGCCTACGCGAAGGCGGGCTTCGGCGAGTACCTCGGCTTCTTCGCCGCCTTCGGCTACTGGGCGAGCGCCTGCGTCGGCAACGTGACGTACTGGGTCCTCATCATGTCGACGATCGGGGCGATCGCCCCGGCGCTCGGCGACGGCGACACGGTCCTCGCCATGCTGCTCTCCTCCGCCGGCCTGTGGGCGTTCTTCCTGCTCATCAGCCGCGGGGTCAAGGAGGCCGCGGCCATCAACCGGATCGTCACGGTCGCCAAGGTCGTGCCCATCCTGGTCTTCGTCCTCATCGCGCTGTTCTGCCTCAAGCCCAGTGTCTTCGCCGAGAACTTCACCGGCGCCGACTACGCCGGATCACTGTTCCAGCAGGTCAAGGGCACCATGCTGGCCACGGTCTTCGTGTTCCTCGGGGTCGAGGGCGCCAGCGTCTACTCCCGGCACGCCAGACGCCGCGAGGACGTCGGACGCGCGACCGTCCTGGGCTTCCTCAGCGTCTTCGCGATCTTCGCCTCGGTCACCGTCGTGTCGTACGGCATCCTGCCGATGAGCGAGATCGCCGAGCTGCGGCAGCCGTCCATGGCGGGCGTCCTGGAGGAGGCGGTCGGCACCTGGGGCAAGGTGTTCGTCAGCGTCGGCCTGATCGTCTCCGTCCTCGGCGCCTACCTCGCCTGGACCCTGATGGCCGCCGAAGTGCTCTTCGTCGCCGCGAAGGACGAGGACATGCCCCGCTTCCTGGGGCGCTCCACGGCGGCCGACGTGCCCGTGCCCGCCCTGCTGATCACCACCGTGCTGACCCAGATCGTGCTCGTCGTCACGCTCTTCTCGGACGACGCGTTCAACTTCGCGCTCGATCTGACCAGCGCCCTGACCCTCATCCCGTTCCTGCTGGCCGCCGCGTTCGCCGTCATGGTCGCGCGGTCCGGCGGCGCGGGCCGGTGGGACCTCCCGGTCGCCGCCCTGGCCACCGTCTACACCGCGTTCCTCATCTACGCGGCCGGCCTCAAGTACCTCCTCGTGTCCCTCATCGTCTACGCCCCCGCCACGATCCTGTTCGTCATGGCCCGCCGTGAACAGGGCCGCCGGCTCTTCTCGCCCCGCGAACTCGTCATCCTCGCGGTCTCGGTGGCCGGGGCCGTCGTGGGCGTCGTCGCGCTCGCGCGCGGCTGGATCAGCCTCTGA
- a CDS encoding PI-PLC domain-containing protein: MVGSTRIRALRCGAWICAVLCVAVVALTATARSTVLSAGFHRSVLADEHAYDRLYNQVLVDPRITPVTRDLLGRLPVPEAVLTSNLKTVLPPETLRALTDEQIGHLVDYLRGNRDDLRLSVDLRPVIANVTGLTRAYFGDMVSSLQEQREPDFPAFLADLKDAVGQVGAGEPPEGLPSLALTKTQAATAADALLRAAPEDVRGTLRPEVTVALQNGDVATALAAVGPAAFSERTRAAAARLRTAADGGTWDIAADLELDEVRRVRAATHLTLDVVEPLAAALGIAALAALWFTGPDSRPRRLRHLGWALAAGGLCTALVALVILWTVGRDPVEISAAWPESAVRLLDDLQTTAVDRFLAGMLTAALVPVVAGALLVGLAWAGERRKMPARAWRPGLWPAAGATALALAGVALVPIAFSDDAPRSCQGSPRLCDRRYDEVAHLTSHNAMSTTADRFIGPLQDPLIADQLDAGVRALQLDTYRWERPEEVTDRLDESDFPPELRRQITAAVQGLNPPRPGLWLCHSVCRAGAIELVPTLRQIGDWLRAHPGDVLTLIVQDAVSGEDTEGAFREAGLGDLVFTPDEDPDRPWPTLGEMIDSGRRLVVFAERADGPAPWYRNFYRYAMETPFAFRSPGELSCVPHRGGTGKRLFLLNHFITADGGSRLDAGAINTRQAVLDRAHRCERVRGGPVNFVAVDYLTVGDAKAAVDRLNAERD, encoded by the coding sequence ATGGTCGGGTCGACCCGGATACGAGCGCTGCGCTGCGGGGCCTGGATCTGCGCGGTCCTGTGCGTCGCGGTCGTCGCGCTGACGGCCACCGCGCGCAGCACCGTACTGAGCGCGGGCTTCCACCGTTCGGTGCTGGCCGACGAACACGCGTACGACCGGCTCTACAACCAGGTGCTGGTCGACCCGCGGATCACGCCCGTCACCCGCGACCTGCTGGGACGGCTGCCGGTGCCCGAGGCCGTGCTGACCTCCAACCTCAAGACGGTTCTCCCGCCCGAGACCCTGCGCGCGCTGACGGACGAACAGATCGGGCACCTCGTCGACTACCTGCGCGGAAACAGGGACGACCTGCGGCTCTCCGTCGACCTGCGGCCGGTCATCGCCAACGTCACCGGCCTGACCAGGGCGTACTTCGGCGACATGGTCTCCTCGCTCCAGGAGCAGCGGGAACCGGACTTTCCGGCCTTCCTCGCCGACCTGAAGGACGCGGTGGGTCAGGTCGGTGCCGGAGAGCCCCCGGAAGGCCTGCCGTCGCTGGCCCTGACGAAGACCCAGGCGGCCACCGCCGCCGACGCCCTGCTGCGGGCCGCCCCCGAGGACGTACGCGGCACGCTGCGCCCGGAGGTCACGGTCGCCCTGCAGAACGGCGACGTGGCCACCGCCCTCGCCGCCGTCGGACCGGCGGCCTTCTCGGAGCGCACCCGCGCCGCCGCCGCCCGGCTGCGCACGGCCGCGGACGGCGGGACCTGGGACATCGCCGCCGACCTCGAACTCGACGAGGTACGTCGGGTCCGCGCGGCCACCCACCTCACCCTCGACGTCGTCGAACCCCTGGCCGCCGCCCTCGGCATCGCGGCCCTCGCCGCACTCTGGTTCACCGGCCCCGACTCCCGGCCCCGGCGGCTGAGGCACCTCGGCTGGGCGCTCGCGGCCGGCGGACTGTGCACGGCGCTCGTCGCGCTCGTGATCCTGTGGACCGTGGGCCGCGATCCGGTGGAGATCTCCGCGGCCTGGCCGGAGTCGGCGGTCCGGCTGCTCGACGACCTGCAGACCACCGCGGTCGACCGCTTCCTCGCGGGAATGCTGACCGCGGCCCTCGTGCCGGTGGTGGCCGGCGCCCTCCTGGTCGGCCTGGCCTGGGCGGGGGAGCGGCGCAAGATGCCCGCACGCGCGTGGCGGCCGGGGCTGTGGCCCGCGGCCGGCGCGACGGCCCTCGCCCTCGCGGGCGTCGCACTCGTGCCGATCGCCTTCTCCGACGACGCCCCACGCAGCTGCCAGGGCAGCCCGCGGCTGTGCGACCGGCGGTACGACGAGGTCGCCCACCTCACCTCGCACAACGCCATGTCCACCACCGCCGACAGGTTCATCGGCCCCCTCCAGGACCCCCTCATCGCCGATCAGCTCGACGCGGGCGTACGGGCCCTGCAACTCGACACCTACCGCTGGGAACGGCCCGAGGAAGTGACCGACCGGCTCGACGAGTCGGACTTCCCGCCCGAGCTGCGCCGCCAGATCACCGCCGCCGTCCAGGGGCTCAACCCGCCGAGGCCTGGCCTGTGGCTCTGTCACTCCGTCTGCCGTGCGGGCGCGATCGAACTCGTGCCGACGCTGCGGCAGATCGGCGACTGGCTGCGAGCCCACCCGGGCGACGTCCTCACACTGATCGTCCAGGACGCCGTCAGCGGCGAGGACACGGAGGGCGCGTTCCGCGAAGCGGGTCTGGGGGACCTGGTGTTCACCCCGGACGAGGATCCGGACCGGCCCTGGCCGACACTCGGCGAGATGATCGACAGCGGGCGCCGGCTCGTGGTCTTCGCCGAGCGGGCCGACGGGCCGGCGCCCTGGTACCGCAACTTCTACCGGTACGCCATGGAGACGCCGTTCGCCTTCCGTTCCCCCGGCGAACTGAGCTGTGTCCCGCACCGGGGTGGCACGGGCAAGCGGCTGTTCCTGCTCAACCACTTCATCACCGCCGACGGCGGCAGCCGTCTCGACGCGGGCGCCATCAACACCCGCCAGGCCGTGCTGGACCGCGCGCACCGGTGCGAACGGGTGAGGGGTGGGCCGGTCAACTTCGTCGCCGTCGACTACCTGACCGTCGGGGACGCGAAGGCCGCGGTGGACCGGCTCAACGCGGAGCGCGACTGA
- a CDS encoding PP2C family protein-serine/threonine phosphatase, with protein sequence MPSHLSADHPAAQPPERGSVDALISQTRRLRGDMDAVRRDAPADGTDPERRWQRALCDLAMHQLDDLDAHLAQLRDGPSTVPAEREAALPVVQAVPPASPGGGSLISRVGSAEWNLLTDEATWSGELYQILGRDPAAPPLTLDELPSVVLDEDRPRLTSMVTDCLIDGKPIDGEFGMVRPDGGVRTVHMMGEPVLDADGSTASMWAVLRDVSELRRSQRTVTETCDSLQRQRQAAQTEHRLAVELQEAVLPPWRGSPTLPRQGPGTLDLAARYLPSSTSTLIGGNWYDALDMPDGQTLLSVGDLTGHGVAVTSGMAMLLGALRGMAVAGTEPGQLMSWLNQLLDASVQPALGSAVCCRYRPQSRTLVWAQAGHPAPLLFRNGTGRMLAPPDGVLLGATSGAVYGQAEVPLEPGDLLLLHTDGLVPARWGCRPDATGTVESTADVSRLLDLAPRFQEARSAQDCVRIVVEEFGETQREDDACVLVARVTT encoded by the coding sequence ATGCCGTCCCATCTCTCGGCGGACCACCCTGCCGCCCAGCCGCCTGAGCGCGGCTCGGTCGACGCGCTCATCTCGCAGACGCGCCGGCTCCGGGGCGACATGGACGCCGTACGACGTGACGCGCCGGCCGACGGCACGGACCCGGAGCGGCGCTGGCAGCGCGCCCTGTGCGACCTGGCCATGCATCAGCTCGACGACCTCGACGCGCACTTGGCGCAGTTGCGGGACGGTCCCTCGACCGTGCCCGCCGAGCGGGAGGCGGCACTCCCCGTCGTACAGGCGGTGCCGCCCGCTTCCCCCGGGGGCGGCTCGCTGATCAGCCGGGTCGGCAGTGCCGAGTGGAACCTGCTGACGGACGAGGCGACCTGGTCCGGTGAGCTGTACCAGATCCTCGGCAGGGACCCCGCCGCTCCCCCGCTCACCCTCGACGAACTGCCCTCCGTCGTCCTGGACGAGGACCGGCCGAGGCTGACCTCGATGGTCACGGACTGTCTGATCGACGGCAAGCCGATCGACGGGGAGTTCGGCATGGTCCGGCCCGACGGCGGCGTACGGACCGTGCACATGATGGGTGAGCCGGTGCTCGACGCGGACGGCAGCACCGCCTCCATGTGGGCCGTCCTGCGGGACGTCAGCGAACTGCGCCGCAGCCAGCGGACCGTGACGGAGACCTGTGACTCGCTGCAGCGCCAACGGCAGGCCGCGCAGACCGAACACCGCCTCGCGGTCGAGTTGCAGGAAGCCGTCCTGCCGCCGTGGCGCGGCTCCCCGACACTCCCGCGGCAGGGCCCGGGAACACTGGATCTGGCCGCCCGTTATCTGCCCTCCTCCACCAGCACGCTGATCGGCGGCAATTGGTACGACGCCCTCGACATGCCCGACGGGCAGACGCTGTTGAGCGTCGGCGACCTCACCGGCCACGGCGTCGCCGTCACCTCGGGCATGGCGATGCTGCTCGGCGCGCTGCGCGGCATGGCCGTGGCGGGCACCGAACCCGGCCAGCTGATGTCCTGGCTCAACCAGTTACTCGACGCCTCCGTCCAGCCCGCCCTGGGCAGCGCGGTGTGCTGCCGCTACCGGCCCCAGAGCCGGACCCTCGTGTGGGCGCAGGCCGGACACCCCGCCCCGCTGCTGTTCCGCAACGGGACGGGGCGGATGCTCGCCCCGCCCGACGGCGTCCTGCTCGGGGCCACCTCGGGTGCCGTCTACGGGCAGGCCGAAGTGCCCCTCGAACCGGGCGACCTGCTCCTCCTGCACACCGACGGACTGGTCCCCGCACGGTGGGGGTGCCGCCCGGACGCGACCGGCACGGTGGAGAGCACCGCGGACGTCAGCCGCCTGCTCGACCTCGCCCCCCGCTTCCAGGAGGCCCGCAGCGCACAGGACTGCGTACGGATCGTGGTGGAGGAGTTCGGTGAGACGCAGCGCGAGGACGACGCCTGCGTACTCGTCGCCCGGGTCACCACCTGA
- a CDS encoding aminoglycoside phosphotransferase family protein, with the protein MYTASSSVSAPPRSLHARPVGGGPYLDPARPAAAPVLGAGRTRRIPGLGTPPLSGRLDLSGPQGAQLRTAIASVHRICPEFAPVQVLRRSGRSVLLVGTTGRSTAVAKCLLDHSPVWTERIRHEIAAYRSFVRHRPPVRVPRLIAADPDNCTLVIERMPGRVAALNRHPVEAPPRADIRAALGAICRLNAWRPPAGTFDAPLDYAARISRYHELGLLTDRDMGDLQKLVHGIAHSAGRQGMGQFCHGDSLLSNMLLSPAGPVLVDWEHAGWYLPGYDLATLWAVLGEAPVARRQISQLAQSAGPAARDAFLVNLMLVLTREIRTYETAVQRSMQDATPAAPGPAHPGAAPSGEEQRLLLRRLHDDCQMARKAVRAAVGTR; encoded by the coding sequence ATGTACACAGCATCGTCCTCCGTGTCCGCCCCACCCCGGTCGCTGCACGCCCGCCCGGTCGGCGGCGGCCCGTACCTCGACCCCGCGCGTCCCGCGGCGGCCCCCGTGCTCGGTGCCGGCCGGACGCGGCGCATTCCGGGGCTCGGGACGCCACCGCTCAGCGGGAGACTCGACTTGTCCGGCCCCCAGGGAGCCCAGTTGCGTACGGCGATCGCGTCGGTGCACCGGATCTGCCCGGAGTTCGCTCCGGTGCAGGTGCTGCGCCGCAGCGGACGCTCCGTGCTCCTGGTGGGCACGACAGGGCGCAGCACCGCGGTGGCCAAGTGTTTACTGGACCACTCTCCCGTGTGGACCGAGCGGATCCGGCACGAGATAGCGGCATACCGCTCGTTCGTGCGGCACCGGCCGCCGGTGCGGGTACCCCGGCTGATCGCGGCGGACCCGGACAACTGCACCCTGGTGATCGAGCGGATGCCGGGACGGGTGGCGGCGCTGAACCGGCATCCGGTGGAGGCCCCGCCCCGTGCGGACATCAGGGCCGCGCTCGGCGCGATCTGCCGGCTGAACGCGTGGCGTCCGCCGGCGGGGACGTTCGACGCCCCGCTGGACTACGCGGCGCGGATCTCCCGGTACCACGAACTGGGGCTGCTCACCGACCGGGACATGGGCGACCTGCAGAAACTGGTGCACGGCATCGCGCATTCGGCCGGCCGCCAGGGCATGGGCCAGTTCTGTCACGGCGATTCCCTCCTGTCGAACATGCTCCTGTCACCGGCCGGTCCAGTGCTGGTGGACTGGGAGCACGCGGGTTGGTATCTGCCGGGGTACGACCTGGCGACGCTGTGGGCGGTCCTCGGGGAGGCGCCCGTCGCCCGCCGGCAGATCAGCCAGCTGGCCCAGTCGGCGGGTCCCGCGGCGCGTGACGCGTTCCTGGTGAACCTGATGCTCGTCCTGACCAGGGAGATCCGTACGTACGAGACGGCCGTGCAGCGGTCGATGCAGGATGCGACTCCGGCGGCACCGGGACCGGCCCACCCGGGCGCCGCGCCGTCCGGTGAGGAACAGCGGCTGCTGCTGAGGCGGCTGCACGACGACTGCCAGATGGCCCGCAAGGCCGTTCGCGCGGCGGTCGGTACTCGCTGA